Part of the Natronobacterium gregoryi SP2 genome, CGTCGTCGACCTCGTCGCTCGTCTTTCGTTGTTCGTTCGGGCTCACCTCGACGAGCGTCGGCTCCGTCATGAACTGGCCGGCAGCACTTTCGTCGTCGATCCGAATACCGTAGACCGTCACGAGCCGCTCGCCAGCCTCGAGCGTGTGAGTGAACTCGACGTGGTTGTCCTGAAATGCCGTCCAGTCGTCGCTGTAGTATTCGGGATGAAACCCGATTTTGTCCATCGGGAACGAGTCCGGGATCTCTTCTGAGAGGCGAAATTCGACCTTACTGTCGCGCCCGGACTCGATCTCGAAGCGGATCGCAGGGACGGGAAACTCTTCCGCAGTAAACGTCTTTGTAACGTTTAGCCCGTCGGCACTGACTTCGATGACGTCGTCCGCGTCGGCGATGCTACTCATGGGACTAACGTTACCGCACCATTATTATAAATGGTGCGGGGAACTGTGACGAATTATACGTCGGTCCGGTCTCCAATCTCGACGACCTCGAGTCGTTCGGGAGAGTCGAAACTCGCAGCGTGGTGGTGGAGGACGGTTGGGTCGGCGGTCAGCCCTTTCCACATGTCCCAGTGGCTGGGCAGCAGCCGGTCGAGCTGGAGGGCAGAAGCAGCCTCGACGATCTGGTTCTCGTCGTTGTACCAGCGGGTGCGCTTGGGTTCGCGGGTTTTCTTGTCTGGAATCTGGCCGACGGTGCCGAACGCGAGCACGCCGAGGTCGATGTCGTACTCCGCACCGATCCGGTCGAACGCGTCACCGGGCTTCGTATCGCCACCGTGGAAGAAGGTACCTGCCTCGTGTTCGATCACGTAGCTCACCGGGTGGGTCGCGTCCGGGTCGTGGGCGTCCTCGACGTGGATCGTGAACTCACCAACTTCGAACGTCTCACCTTCTTTGATAGCCGAAAACTGATCTTCGGAGACGTCCCACCCTTCGGTCCAGTTCTCGTCTTCCCTGGCGACGGCCAGGCTGTCGTCGGGCGCGTAGAACGTCGCACCCGTGTTCTCGAGGATCGGTGCCTGGCTCGGCCCGTGGACGTGGTCCGTGTGCTCGTGGGACGCGAGGACGGCGTCGGCTTCGGCGACATCGTCGGGGTCGAACGGTACCGGTATCATCCGAACCGTTCGTGGCGGATCGCCGAGCCCAAGATAGGGGTCGACGAAGACGGTCGTCCCTTCGGCTCCTTTGAGGACGAAGCCGTTGCAGCCGAGATACCAGACGGCCACACCGTCCGGCGTCGCTTCCTCGACGTCGCGTACGAGCCAGTCTCCCCAATCGCTTTGCATACTCGAGAGTGCGTGGACCGTCTGGGTAAGTGTTGTCGTCTCCGGTGAGAGTCGCCCGACCGCGCCTACGGCAACTACCGGACCGAAAAGACCTTTCGTGGCCGTCGGCGGTCCAGACGGCCACGCTATGCGTGTGCGTGCCCGGTTTGTCGCCCGAGTCGTCGATCCAGGATCGGCAGGCGACGTCACCCTCGCTCGCCGACACCTGATTCGAATCGGCGTCGTGCTCGAGCAGTCCTCCGTCGACCAGCGCCGCCAGGTGACCGTGGACGAGCGACGCGTGGACGCGATCGATCGACTCCTGGGTCACGTCCGTTCGGTCGTCGTCCCCTCGCGGGCGGCGACGGCACGGGCGAGTTCGGCCGCCGTCAGCGATCGGTCCGCGTCGCCGAGCACGGAGACGGCAGCCAGTCGTCGCGGCTCCGCGAGTGTGCGAAACGCCGCGTCGAGTTTGTCGCTCGAGGCGTCTGTTCGACCGGTGATCTTGGAACGGAACTCTGCGGACTAAAAAAAGTCCAGAACTGCTCGAATTGCGTCGTTCCAAGGCAATTTACCAGGTGCCGTGGAACGTATCGAAAGAGAGTTCCTCGAGCGGTTCGTTCCCCACTGCAATCTCGTACTCGCCAGGGGTGAGCATCGGTTTGTGGAACTGCGGCCCGTCGTCGGTGGTAATCCGCGGACAGCCGGTGTTGACGAACGCGTCCATGTCGAAGTTCCGGAGGCGATCTGGCGTGACCTCGTCCATCGTGATGAGGTAGGCGTCGTCGTTGTCGGCGAGGATCTCTTGGGCTTGCTCCCAGCGGCCCTGACCGATCTTGGTACAGAAGATGACGCCCCACTTCTCGGCATCCATCGCCTTGTGGACCGAGGCGTATCGCTGTTTCATGAACTTCTCCGTGTCGGCGACGGTGACGACGTTGTTGACGGGGTCGGCGATGACGACGTGCTTGTCGGGGTGTTCCATCGCCAGCCCAAGCGGGTGGAACTTGCCGCCACCGACGTACAGCACTTGCTCTGCGGGCACGTCCGCGCTCGCGTAGTTACAACCCAGGACCTGTCCCTCGTGGGTCAGGCGCTCGTCGCCGCGACGGCTGTGAACCTCGTACCCCCGTTCCTCGAGGAACTCGGACATCTCCTCGTAACAGTTCATGTGCTGGGCCGTGGTGACGAGGCCGACGCCTTCGGTCTCCTCGGGGTCCTCGAGAGTGTCGAGCGCTTCTTCCATGATCGGGAGTACCTCGACGTTCGAGAACAGCGGGACGTAGATCACCTTGTCCGTGTTTTTCATCGGTGAGTGTCCGAAGTGGACGAAGACGTCGGTGCGTTTCATCAGGTAGGTGTCGAGATCACAGGCGCCATAGCAGGGTTGGCCGGACAGCATGAAGGTCACACCGTCGCCTGCGAGTTCTCGAAGGTCGTCTGCCACCTTCGGTCCGCGGCGTTTCAACCCCTCCGGGAACTGCAACCCGACCGTCTCGGCGTCTCGCTCCTCGATCGCGTCGACGATCTGCTCGAGTTCGTAGTCCCACTCGCGATCGTGTTTGAGACGCATTCCGGTGTTCCGAAGGTCCCCTTCGGTGTACTCCGACTCCTGACTCATTGACCGCGTTAAAAGCCACGGACGTATAACGGCGGCGCTTTGTGGCTCTCGTTTTCGATCTTGGTACTGGCGACCCAACAGTCATAGTACTTGAGTCTAAACAGGGGTATAATGTCAGCTGCGGAGTCCACAGACGGGTATCTCTTCGACCTCTACCGTCGGTACATTGGCGAGCCGGAGGATCGGACCGACGTCTACGTCGGCTTCGGACTGTTCCTGGGTGGCGTTGGCTTCGCCGTCGTTGCCCTGCTGCTTTTCCTCTGGAGTACGACGTTCGAGGCTCGCTCGGCGGAGTACTTCGCCTGGGTCGAGCCGGCCTACATGATCGCGATGGTATCGGTACCGGTGGCGCTTCTCGGTGTCGTCGTGTTGTTGCCATCGGAACGGCGGATGCTCTATACGTCGATCGCTGGTGTCGCGATCACCGTCGGTGCCGTGGTCGGTTTCTACGTCGCCTACCCAGAGAACTGGCTGTACGGCGAGAACTACACCGTCGAAATCGTCGCAACCTACGCCGTCGGACTCGCCGGCGTCGCCGCCTCGACCGGCGCGGCACTGATCGCACATTATCTCGATATGGCCCAGACCGTCGACCGCCTCGAACAGGAGGTCGAGGAGACGGAGTCTGCAACGTACACTGACGAAGAGATCCAGCAGGACATCGACGATGCGATGGCAGATGTCGAACTCTCCTGGGGCGGCGTCGAGAAGAACGACAACACCCGTCTGACGTTCTCGGATCACGAGTTCGACGACGTCGAGGTCGACACGGACGCCGGAACGACTACCACGCGATCCACCGGAATCGACTCCCAGGTCGCCAGTCTCAAGGGGCTGAAAAGCGGTGAGTCGAAGACGACCACCTCGAGTGCGACTGTCGACGAGCAGACCGAGAAACTGCGCGAACTCCGCGAGCAAAAGCGGGCAGAAGACGAGGCTGCGACTGGAGAGACTGATGTGAAAGCCAGGCTTACTTCGATCGTCGACCGTTTGCGGGCGATCCTCGGTAGCGGGTAACAATACCTTACTTTCCAGCACAGACTATATTTACTTTTAATGCGAGATTGAAATTAATAGACATAGATTTATAATCCATCGGCCTCCTTGCTCAACTATGGCCAAAGGCCTAGACGTCGGAACGATGAACATCCTGTCTGCACAGCAGGATGGCAACGACACGGTTTTTGTGCAACAGCGTAACTCCTTCGTAGAAATCGAGTACTCGGATATGGCCGAGCAGATGCTCTCGCGAAGCGAAGTTCTCCACATTCGCAAAGACGACAAAGTCTACGTCGTCGGGGACGACGCCCTGAACTTCGCGAACATCTTCAACAAGGAGACTCGTCGGCCGATGAAACACGGAATCCTCTCGAACGACGAGCAGAGCGCGATTCCGATGATGAAACTCATCATCGAACAGGTCGTCGGCGAACCCACCTATCCCGACGAGAAGCTCTACTTCTCGACGCCGGCCGATCCGATCGACTCCGATCTCTCGACGCTGTACCACCAGAAGACGATCGAATCGTTCCTCAACGACATGGGTTACGACGCAGAGCCCATCAACGAGGGGATGTCGGTCATCTACAGCGAGCTCGCGGACAACAACTTCACCGGGCTGGGCATCTCCTTCGGTGCCGGCATGACCAACGTCTGCCTGTCCTACTACGCCGTCCCAGTCATGAAGTTCTCCGTCGCTCGCGGTGGCGACTGGATCGACGAACAGGCCGCTCGAGCGACGGGCACGCCCGTCGATAAGGTAACCTCGATCAAGGAAGACGACTTCGAACTCGACTTCACGACCGACGTCGGCGGCGTCGAGGGTGCGCTGTCGATCTACTACGAGAACCTGCTCGACTACGTCATCGACAACATCGTCTCGGAAGTCGACGACGAAGATGTCGAGGAAGGACTCGACGTCCCTGTCGTCGTCACCGGTGGGACCTCGAGTCCTGACGGGTTCGAGGAACTGTTCCGTGACCACCTGGAGGAGGCGGACATTCCGTTCTCGATCAGCAGCGTGAGCCACGCCAACGAACCGCTCTACAGCGTGGCACGTGGCGGTCTCGTCGCTGCACGGTCCGACGAGGACGTCGATCCGCAAGAGGCAGCCAGCGACGAAGCGACGGAAGAAGAAGACACAGAAGCCGCCGCTGCAAACGAGTAACGGCCTCGTCTTTCCATCGCAGCGTTTCGTACGGTCTGCTGTAACGATGGACAGTCACATCCCCGATCGGTCGTGGGTGTGCCGTCACACGCTGTGAGCATCACTGATTGTTGCCCCGGCGTGAGCACCGGTCCTCATGGCGGAGGCGTCATACGGAACGCTGTCCCGATGGAACTGACTGCCAGCAAACGGTATCAGTCGATACGCCCTGGACTCTGTACGGACCGCTGTACGTCGTTGACGGGACAACCGCTTTGGCTCCCCTCGACGAAGCGAACGCGTCAACGCAAGCGAGCAGGGTGGCCATTGCCCGACGTCACTCTTCGTAGAATCGGTTGAACGCATCCCGCCAGGATTCGTGATCTTCATCCTCGGGCTCGTGTTCGACGGGAATGTCCGCGTACTCGCAGTGTGGACAGGTAATAGTCGAGGCCTCACCGAGGGTGAGTTTCTCGAGCGAGCCCTGGCATCGGGGGCACTCGTCCATACGTAGTCGTGCCACGGGCCGTCCTTAACTCTATATGAAATTGTCTCGATACTGAACGTTCGGCCGGCATGCACAGGCTTGCCCGACCAAAATATAACTATTACGAATCCAGAAAGGCTTTTGTATGCTGTCTATGTATATAGTGGTGATGAGTACCACTTCCGCTCCCGACCGGCCGTCGCCGATCGAGTGTCGTAGCCAGACGGACGTTACCCCCGTGCGTATCGACGCGACCGCCCTGGAGTCGACCGCACCTGGCTACCTCCGCGACCTCAAACGCGAACTGGCGGAGGCAGACCTCTCCCCTGCTTCGCTGACCCTCGAGACGTGTTTCGAGGAGGACTGCTCGCTGGCGACCCAGGAGGAAGTCGACCGCATCCGGAGTCACGTCCGTGCGGGCGCGTTCCTCGGTGTCGGCTCCGTCGTCGTCTCGATTTCGGGCGTCGAAAACCCCGAGAAGGTTCGCCCCGCACTCGCGGCCTGTGCCGAACGAGCGCAGCGAGACGGTGTCGTACTAGAACTCGAGGGTCCTATCACGCTCGAGCACTAACCTGGCCTCGATGGCACCGTCTCGGCGGACGCTCGCTCGCGAACTCGAGTCGCTGGCTGATTTTCCCGATCCATCTCCCGACCTCGAACAGTACCTCACGCCGCCCGAAGTCGCGGCTCACGTCTGTCATCTGGCTGGCCTCCAGGGTGATCTCGAGCGGCCCGTGGTCGACCTCGGGACGGGGACAGGCATGCTCGCAATCGCGGCCTCGCTTGCGGGTGCAGATCGAGTGCTCGGAATCGATGTCGATCCCGACGCGCTCGCGAGAGCCCGTGATAACGCCGCTCGAGTCGGCAGCGACATCGAGTGGACGGTTGGCGACGCCACCCGCCCACCGGTCGCTTCGGACGAGTCGAACGTCACTGTCGTCGCCAACCCGCCTTTCGGTGCACAGCGGGGGAACCGACACGCCGACCGGGCCTTCCTCGAGACGGCACGGTCGATCGCGGCGGTCTCGTACACGATCCACAACGAGGGAAGCAAGGAATTCGTCGAGTCCTACGCCGCCGACGAGAGCGGTGAGGTCACCCACGCCTTCCGTGCGCCGTTCCCGATCGAAAAGCGGTTCGACTTTCACACAGAAAAGCAGGCAACGCTCGAGGCGGAAGTGTTTCGGATCGAGTGGCGGTAGTCTTTTTTGCTGTGGCCGCTGATCCGGCTTCGACGCGACTGGGTCAGGTCTCGTCAGATCGCTACTCGAATGTCGCCGCGGAATACGTCTGGAGTGGTGTCTCCCCAGTCGGACGGCGACTGTGAGATTTATGGGCTCCGTAGTGGTGGAGCTCCGTATCATGTCTAGCGCTACCGGCGAGGAAGAGTCACCACAGGTCAGGAGAATCGAACACGACGAGTTCGATCCGCTGGGGACGCTCGCGTTGATCGCGCTTTATTTTGCCATCCTCGTGCTTCTCTGGACGTTTACGTACTTCGTCGAGTTCCTCGGTAATCCACCGACACCGGGGGTTCTCTTATGAAGATCCACCAGTACGAGCGACTGTGGCTCGTCGGCGCGATGGTGTTGATCGTCGGCTTCATCCTGACGATCACGTACGGATCGGTCGGACTCGGGATCTCCATGGTAGACGACGAGGCAGACGCGCTCGCACCGGGTGACATCGGCGAGGACGAACGCTTCGAGGAGCCGCGAGTCGAACAGGTCGGTGAGAACCAGTACGAAGTGTACGTCGTCGCGATGACCTTCATCTTCCAGCCCGATCCGATCGAGATCCCCGCCGAGAGCGAGGTCACGTTCTACGTGACGAGTCAAGACGTCATTCACAGCTTCACCGTCGTCGGCACCAACACCAACACGATGGTCATCCCCGGCGAGGTATCCACACTGACCGTCGAGTTCGACGACCCCGGTGAGTACGGAGTCATCTGCAACGAGTACTGTGGCTCCGGCCACCACGACATGGAAGCCCAACTGTTCGTCCTCGAGGACGGGGAGTTCGACCTGACCGAACTCGAGGTCGAGGCAGACGAAGCAGTCGCTTTGGACGAGGAGATCGAACTCACCGCGACGGTCGAGAACAGACAGTTCGACTCGATCGAGGAGACGGTGACGATAGAAATCGGTGAGGAATCGTTCGAGGAGACGATCTCGATCGACGGCGAGGAGAGTGAGAACGTGACGGTCACCGTCGACGCCGACGACCTCGAGGGGGACGATCACGACTGGGCAGTCGAAGTCACAGACGAGAGCGAGAGCGGAACGGTAACTGTCGGTGAGGAAGATGGGACCGATACCGACGGCGAGCACGACGCTGGAGGTGACGGCGATGGCTGAGACGTTCGCTGACGAGTACCCTTCGCAAGCTCGCCACGTTCGGATGGCGTTCTGGACGTCGTTTCTCGCACTCGGCGTCGGCGCGTTCTTCGGACTCCTGCAGGCGCTCCACCGGACGGAGATCCTTCGAGTAGTCGATTCGAGTAGTCGAGTCGCCGACCTACTACACTCTCCTGACTGGACACGGCGTCTTCCTGGTAATCACGTTCACGATCTTCTTTCTCGTTGGCCTCTACCAGTGGGCGGTCACGGATAGCCTCACGCGCCCGCCGGTCGACATGCGCGTTACTTGGGCGTGGTACAGTCTGATGTCGATCGGCACCCTGCTCGCGGCGTTTGCGATCCTCGCCGGGTTCACCGACGCGATCGACGTGAGCGCCGACGTCCTCTTTACGTTCTACGCGCCGCTGCAGGCTCATCCGCTCTTCTACGTCGGACTGGTCCTGTTCGTCGTCGGTACCTGGCTCGCTGGCGTCGACTGGTTCCGGACCTGGTGGGCCTGGAAGGGTGACAATCCGGGAAAGCGAATCCCGTTGCCGACGTTCATGGTACTGACGACGATGATCATGTGGTACATCTCCTCGATCGGCGTCGCCATCGCTATCCTCGCGTTCATCCTGCCGTGGTCGCTTGGTATCGTCGAGTCGCTGAACCCGACGCTGACCCGGACGCTGTTCTGGTACTTCGGTCATCCGGTCGTCTACTTCTGGCTCCTGCCGGCGTATCTGCTGTGGTACATTCTCCTACCGAAACTCGCGGGTGGCCGACTCTTCAGCGACCCGCTCGCTCGCGTCGTGTTTATTCTCTTTGTCCTGCTGTCGACGCCGGTCGGCATCCACCACCAGTATCTCGACCCCGGGATCTCCGAGGGGTTCAAATTCATCGCGATGACGAACACCATGTTTCTGCTGTTACCGAGCTTGCTGACTGCCTTTACCGTCGTCGCCAGTATGGAACACGGTGCCCGTCAACGGGGCGGCGAGGGCTACTTCAACTGGCTGGGGGCGTTACCGTGGCGCGATCCGGCCTTTACAGGGATGGCGCTTGCCGGTCTCGTCTTCGCTTTCGGTGGCTTCACCGGAATCGTCAACGCCGGGATGAACATCAACTACCTCGTCCACAACTCCCTGTGGGTGCCCGGTCACATCCACACGCAGGTCGGAACTGCCGTCGCCCTGACGTTTATGGCCGGCTCCTACTGGCTCGTCCCACAGCTCACGGGTAACCGACTCGTCGGCAGGCAGGTCGCGCTACTCCAGGTCGTCCTCTGGTTCGTCGGCATCGTCTTCATGACGAACTCGATGTATCGCGGCGGCCTGATCGGCATCCCGCGACGGACGGCCGAACCGGAGTACGAGGGGTTCCAGTACGACATTGCGGTCGGCTCGATCGGCGAGATCCGTGCCCAACTGGTACTCGGCGGCGTCCTCCTGTTTCTCTCCGCCATGCTCTTTCTCGCAATCGTCGTCCTCACCGTCTTCAACGCTGACAGTGAACCAGTCGACGACAAGTCGATTCCGCCCGCCCTTTCGGGCCCTGAAGACTCTCCAGCAGTGCTCGACAACCTGAAACTGTGGGTCGCAATCGCCCTCGTGCTCGTCGCCTTTGCGTACGCGTTCCCGCTCGCGAACATCGTCTCGAGAGGTGGGCTGTTCGGTCCCGACATCCGGCCGTTCCCCGTCTGGATCGATCCAGCGGTGTTCGTACAGACAACTTACGACGTGCTCGCCGGCCCGTACAGCCCCTAGGTCTAATTCCGGGCACGTCCTATGGTCGGTCGATGCGTCTCTCTCGAGCCCGACTGCTCATCCTGATCGGGCTCTGGCTCGTGATCCTCGTCGAGTTACGAACGGTGTTTGCCTTCTTCGACATCTACATTTCCGTCGGCGAGACGGTCGCGATCGGCGTGGTCGTGCTCGTCTTGCTCGTCCTCTGGGCGGTCTGGCCTGCCGACGACGCGGAGTGACAGTCTCATCCGGCTCCCTGTCGGTCAGTGCCGGCCCGGCCCACCCACGGCCCAAGCGGGCACACCGATTGAGACGGACTGCTGTCCCGATCTACCGGCGCGACCGCGAGCACTCCTGCGGTCGCGCCGGAACTGGCGTCCAGCAAACCGTCTGATCGGGACGGCAATTCGTCTCACTCCTCGAGATGACTGATCCGGGCGTAGCGGCTTGCTCGCCACCCGGCAAGAAGCGCGACCAGTGTGCCGACCACGAGCGCAACGGCGAGACCGACGACGTAGACGCCCGACGGCGTCCGGACGAGGTCGTCGAAGCTGACGACCTCGGTACCGATCCGGTTCAGGCCAGTTGCGAGCACCGGCGTCGCGGCGAGACCGGCGAGGCCGCCGAGCAGGCCGATAACCAGTCCCTGTGCGCCGATGGTTCCTGCGAGAAACCACCTCGAGAGGCCGAGTGCCCGAAGTGCAGCTAGTTGTTCGCGCTGCTGGGCGGCGACGAGGGCGAACAGATTGACTGTCAGGACGACGCCGCCCAGTACCGCGAGCCCGACCAGCGTCGCGCCGCTTGCGACTACGAGCGGTTGGTCGCCGATCATGGCCGCGACTTGCTCGTCGCTCGAACGGACGTCGTACTCCGGGTAGGACGCGTCGAGGTCGGCTGCGACCGTTTCCCGGTCGGCGTCGTCGGCCACGTCGGCGGTCAAGAAGGTCGCACGATCGGTTCCGGCGGTGCCGGCGACGGCCTGGAGGTCGACGAGTGGCATCGTCACCGTCTCCGACCCGAGATACTGCGAGTAGTAGTCCGAGATGCCGGCGACGGTAAACTCGTACTCCGGTGCCGTCTGGCGGCTGGTGCCGACGTACAACGTGTCGCCGACTGCGGCGTCGAGGTTCTCTGCGACGCGAGGATCGAGCACGATTTCGTCGGTCGTCGGCTGATTGTGGAGACCGTCGGTCTCGTAGACCTCGTCAGGAGTCTCGAACCCCTCCCCATCTTGGAAGTCGAACCCGTCGTGGGTCTGCTGTACGCCGACTGCCGGCCGTCGTTCCAGTGCGTCGGGGTCTGTCCCGACGTACACGTCCTGCAGGCCGATTGGCGACGCGGCGGTAACGTCGTCGCGCCCGGCGAGTTCTGCGGAGGTGGCGTGTGCGCCGACGATCGGGTTCTCAGTTCCGGTCGCAGCAGGATCGATGGGCTCACTCGAGATCCAGATGTCTCGGTCTGCGTTGTCGAGCCCGTCCTCACCTGTTTCGACGACGCCGACTCCCAGTCCGGCAAGCAGCGTCACTGCGAGGACCGCGAGTGCGACCGCGAAGACGGCGAGTGCGGTCCGACCGGGCGAGCGGCGAAGCTGGGCGGCAGCGACGCCGACGACCGCTCGCGTCCGAACGAGAACGCCGAGTGTCATCGCCCCACCTCCTGGAGGACGGACGTTCGGGCAGCGATCGCGAGCGGATAGGGAACGGCTACCAGTCCCGACACGACCCCGACGACGACGGCGTAGGGGACGAACAGGGGGTGGGCTTGTGCAACTGTGCCCGACGCCACGGTCGAGGCGGCGACGACGTTGAGGAGTTCGATACTGGCGACACCGAGTCCAGCGCCAAGCAGTGCGCCACACAGCGTCGTCACCACCGTCGAGAGTCCAACCACCACGAGTCGGCTGTGTGTCGGGAAACCGATCGACTCGAGGACGGCGAGCGTTCGACGGTCCTCGTCGACGGTCATCCCGGCGGTCGTCGCGACGAACGACGTACAGATAGTCAGGCCGACGAGCAAGGCGAGGAGGCTGGTCGCGAACGCGAGGCCGTCGTCGAACAGCGCCGAAGGGTCGGTTGCTCGATCGGTCTCGACTGCGGCGTCGGGGTAGGCTTCACCGGCGGCGTCGACTGCGGCGTCCTCGTCGCCCCACACCAGCACGCGATCGGCGAGTTCGCCGTCTGCAGCGCCCGACGCCGTCTGGAGTTCGCTCAGATGAACGAGCGCGACGGGTGCTTCGTTCTCGTCGTCGTCCGGCCCGTTCTCGACGGCGGTCACAGTCACTGCCGACGACGCCGCGGCGGCCTCCGGGACCTCGAGTCCCGCGACGGCGAGGGACTCGCCCTCCGTCGCCCCGAGTCGGTCGGCCGCAGCAGTCGAGAGCACGATCTCGCGTTGTCGTGGACCGTCGTACGTGCCGTCTCCGTAGTGTGGATCGGCCGGCTCGAGTCCGTCTGTCGACAGTCCGGCGACGGTTCGTGGGTCGTCGTCCGGCACGACGCCGACCACGAGTATCGTCCGTGGTTCGCCGTCGCCGTCCGCAGACGCTAACCGCACTCTCTCGATCAGTACTGGCGATGCGTGGTCGATCTCGTCGGCGTCCCCGATGGTCTCCGCGCGCTCGTTCGTCGCGCCGAGTTGGGGGCCTTCGACGCCGTCGACGGTCGAGATTGTGCCCGTTCCCTCCGGAACGACGGTCACGTCGGCGTCGTCCTCACTCGTGACGCCGCCGTCAGCCAGTGCCAGTGCCATCCCCGTCACGACCAGAAGTAATGCGATCGTGAGTGCAACGGTGAGCGTCATCGCCGCAATCCTGCCGGACCTGGTGTGGGTGGCCCGTTTCCACAGCCGGCCGGCCGAAAGCGAGACGACGCCAGCCCAGCGTGACCGTCGACTCCCGTCGTCAGCCCCCATCCGTCACCACCCGGCCGTCACGGAGCGGAACCACGCGATCGGCGACCGACAGCGTGGCCTCGTCGTGAGAGGCGACGAGGACCGCTCGGCCACCGTCACGACCGACGTCGGTCAACAGTTCGAGCACGTCGCTTCCCGTCGCGGTGTCGAGTTCGCCGGTCGGTTCGTCCGCGACGATGACGTCCGGGTCGGCCGCAAGTGCCCGTGCGAGCGCTACCCGCTGCCGTTCGCCGCCACTCAACTCCCCGGGAAGGTGGGTCGTCCGATCCGCGAGTCCGACCTCCTCGAGCAACTTCTCGGCTCGGTCGCGCCGGTTCGAGCGTCCGACGCCGGTCTGGACGAGCGGCAGGGCGACGTTCGCGCGGGCAGAAAGCGAGGGTAGCAAGTGAAATCGCTGGAAGACGATCCCGACGTGGTGTCGACGCAGTCGCGTTCGCGTCCGGTCGGAGCGGTCGGTAAGGTCGGTCCCCAACAACGCCACCGTCCCCTCGGTCGGCACCAGCAGCCCCGCGACGGCGTGGAGAATCGTCGACTTACCGCTCCCACTCGGTCCTTTCAGGCCGACGACTTCGCCCGTTCGGACCGAA contains:
- a CDS encoding FtsX-like permease family protein is translated as MGADDGSRRSRWAGVVSLSAGRLWKRATHTRSGRIAAMTLTVALTIALLLVVTGMALALADGGVTSEDDADVTVVPEGTGTISTVDGVEGPQLGATNERAETIGDADEIDHASPVLIERVRLASADGDGEPRTILVVGVVPDDDPRTVAGLSTDGLEPADPHYGDGTYDGPRQREIVLSTAAADRLGATEGESLAVAGLEVPEAAAASSAVTVTAVENGPDDDENEAPVALVHLSELQTASGAADGELADRVLVWGDEDAAVDAAGEAYPDAAVETDRATDPSALFDDGLAFATSLLALLVGLTICTSFVATTAGMTVDEDRRTLAVLESIGFPTHSRLVVVGLSTVVTTLCGALLGAGLGVASIELLNVVAASTVASGTVAQAHPLFVPYAVVVGVVSGLVAVPYPLAIAARTSVLQEVGR
- a CDS encoding ABC transporter ATP-binding protein — translated: MFGRSRRPTAGTRAHDCEESTPAVRLEGVGHEYGAGGDRSVTALRDVSLSVRTGEVVGLKGPSGSGKSTILHAVAGLLVPTEGTVALLGTDLTDRSDRTRTRLRRHHVGIVFQRFHLLPSLSARANVALPLVQTGVGRSNRRDRAEKLLEEVGLADRTTHLPGELSGGERQRVALARALAADPDVIVADEPTGELDTATGSDVLELLTDVGRDGGRAVLVASHDEATLSVADRVVPLRDGRVVTDGG